One part of the Thermococcus radiotolerans genome encodes these proteins:
- a CDS encoding aldehyde ferredoxin oxidoreductase family protein produces the protein MEAKGGYWGKILRVNLTTHEVKVEPLPEEFPRKYLGGVGFGTRLLYDEVPAGADPLGPENKMIITPGLFVATGIGTGSKTAFNFKSPLTGGYGRSMAGAKMGEELKKAGYDVLIIEGQSEKPVLLVIEDDEVKLVPAEGYWGLTTGEARKKAKEEYPGFSTAFIGPAGERLNLISTIETDDRQAARGGPGAVLGSKKLKGILVRGTKKIPIAEPEKLRELIKEWALVFKDHPATKADMDYGSGEFLDWMNRERGTFPTRNWQMGFFKKAYEKAKEEGREHIGIDPYFWAPKYRAGRKPCPMCNKPCSQYVRVESEKWGTFMVDGPEYETLYSFGGVLELDDFETVAYLNYLADELGLDTISAGVTIAWAMEAYERGLLTKEDADGLELTFGNGEAAVETLKKMAYREGNLGKLLADGVKRASERLGKESWKFAMHVKGMEPPAYDVRGIKGMALAFAVSVRGADHLTSGAYGTELVGRWWKFDGVDRTKGENKGFEIAFHENLMAVYDATGVCKFSRHMYFLEGFPPLVEAVTGMNIGEAELMVIGERIMNIARAFNVREGFSRKDDTLPYRVMWEPIPEGVSKGLHVPPWELDRMLDEYYQARGWSRDGIPTKVKLIALDLPDIAEDIGAGI, from the coding sequence ATGGAGGCGAAAGGTGGTTACTGGGGCAAGATTCTGAGGGTCAACCTGACGACCCACGAGGTCAAGGTGGAGCCCCTGCCTGAGGAGTTCCCAAGGAAGTACCTCGGCGGCGTTGGCTTCGGTACCAGGCTTCTCTACGATGAGGTTCCAGCCGGGGCGGACCCCCTCGGACCGGAGAACAAGATGATAATCACCCCCGGCCTGTTCGTTGCCACGGGAATCGGAACCGGTTCAAAGACGGCGTTCAACTTCAAGAGCCCGCTCACCGGCGGTTACGGCCGCTCGATGGCCGGTGCCAAGATGGGTGAGGAGCTCAAGAAGGCCGGCTACGATGTTCTGATAATCGAGGGCCAGAGCGAGAAGCCGGTTCTCCTAGTCATAGAGGACGATGAGGTCAAGCTCGTCCCGGCAGAGGGCTACTGGGGCCTCACCACCGGCGAGGCCAGGAAGAAGGCGAAGGAGGAGTACCCCGGATTCTCCACCGCTTTCATCGGACCCGCGGGCGAGAGACTCAACCTCATCTCAACGATCGAGACCGATGATAGGCAGGCCGCCCGTGGAGGACCCGGAGCCGTCCTTGGAAGCAAGAAGCTCAAGGGAATCCTCGTCAGGGGAACCAAGAAGATACCCATAGCAGAGCCCGAAAAGCTCCGCGAGCTCATCAAGGAGTGGGCGCTCGTCTTTAAGGACCACCCGGCCACCAAGGCGGACATGGACTACGGAAGCGGTGAGTTCCTTGACTGGATGAACCGCGAGCGTGGCACCTTCCCGACCAGGAACTGGCAGATGGGCTTCTTCAAGAAGGCCTACGAGAAGGCCAAGGAGGAGGGCAGGGAGCACATCGGAATCGACCCGTACTTCTGGGCACCGAAGTACCGCGCGGGAAGGAAGCCGTGCCCGATGTGTAACAAGCCGTGCAGCCAGTACGTCAGGGTGGAGAGCGAGAAGTGGGGCACCTTCATGGTGGACGGTCCCGAGTACGAGACCCTCTACTCCTTCGGTGGCGTCCTTGAGCTCGACGACTTCGAGACCGTTGCCTACCTCAACTACCTCGCAGATGAACTCGGACTCGACACCATCTCCGCCGGTGTCACCATCGCCTGGGCTATGGAGGCCTACGAACGTGGACTTCTCACGAAGGAAGACGCCGACGGCCTCGAGCTCACCTTCGGCAACGGCGAAGCTGCCGTTGAGACCCTCAAGAAGATGGCCTACCGCGAGGGCAACCTCGGAAAGCTCCTCGCTGACGGTGTCAAGAGGGCCAGCGAGCGCCTAGGAAAGGAGAGCTGGAAGTTCGCAATGCACGTCAAAGGTATGGAGCCTCCAGCGTATGACGTCCGTGGCATAAAGGGAATGGCCTTAGCGTTCGCGGTCAGCGTTCGCGGTGCGGATCACCTGACCAGCGGCGCCTACGGAACCGAGCTGGTCGGCAGGTGGTGGAAGTTCGACGGCGTCGACAGGACCAAGGGTGAGAACAAGGGATTCGAGATTGCCTTCCACGAGAACCTCATGGCGGTCTACGACGCCACCGGCGTCTGTAAGTTCTCGAGGCACATGTACTTCCTCGAGGGCTTCCCGCCGCTCGTCGAGGCCGTCACCGGCATGAACATCGGCGAAGCCGAGCTGATGGTCATCGGCGAGAGGATAATGAACATCGCCAGGGCCTTCAACGTCCGCGAGGGCTTCAGCAGGAAGGACGATACCCTGCCGTACAGGGTCATGTGGGAGCCGATTCCGGAGGGAGTCAGCAAGGGCCTCCACGTCCCGCCGTGGGAGCTCGACAGGATGCTCGACGAGTACTACCAGGCGAGGGGCTGGAGCAGGGACGGAATCCCGACCAAGGTCAAACTCATCGCCCTCGACCTCCCGGACATCGCCGAGGACATCGGGGCTGGTATTTGA
- the taw2 gene encoding tRNA(Phe) (4-demethylwyosine(37)-C(7)) aminocarboxypropyltransferase Taw2, translating into MGKTQLIKPRIREILSKELPGELVEMLPKHWVRIGDVLILPIRPELESYKGRIAEVYAEVLGVKTVLRKGRIGGEFRETNYEVLYGSDTVTVHVENGIRYKLDVAKVMFSPANVKERVRMAKVAKPGELIVDMFAGIGHLSLPMAVHGKARVIAIEKSPYTFRFLVENIELNRVQDRMTAYNIDNRDFPGENIADRVIMGYVVTTHEFIPKALSIAKDEAVIHYHNTVPERLMPGEPFRTFQRIAREHGYEAEKLNELVIKRYAPGVWHVVVDVRVFKK; encoded by the coding sequence ATGGGAAAGACGCAACTGATAAAGCCGCGCATCAGGGAGATACTCTCGAAGGAGCTCCCCGGGGAGCTAGTTGAAATGCTCCCGAAGCACTGGGTTCGGATAGGCGACGTTCTGATTCTACCGATTAGGCCCGAACTCGAATCCTACAAGGGCAGAATAGCCGAGGTCTACGCGGAAGTCCTCGGCGTCAAGACAGTCCTGAGGAAGGGCCGCATAGGCGGCGAGTTCCGCGAGACGAACTACGAGGTTCTCTACGGAAGCGACACGGTGACGGTTCACGTCGAGAACGGGATAAGGTACAAGCTGGACGTGGCAAAGGTGATGTTCTCGCCGGCCAACGTCAAGGAGCGCGTAAGGATGGCGAAGGTCGCCAAACCAGGCGAGCTGATCGTGGACATGTTCGCTGGAATCGGGCACCTCAGCCTCCCCATGGCCGTCCACGGAAAGGCCCGGGTGATAGCCATAGAGAAGAGTCCTTACACGTTCAGGTTCCTCGTTGAGAACATCGAGCTGAACCGGGTTCAGGACAGGATGACGGCCTACAACATCGACAACAGGGATTTTCCGGGGGAGAACATAGCCGACAGGGTCATCATGGGCTATGTCGTAACGACCCACGAGTTCATACCAAAGGCGCTGAGCATAGCGAAGGATGAGGCGGTAATCCACTACCACAACACCGTGCCCGAGAGGCTGATGCCGGGGGAGCCCTTCAGGACGTTCCAGAGAATCGCAAGGGAGCACGGCTACGAGGCCGAGAAGCTCAACGAGCTGGTAATCAAGCGCTACGCCCCTGGCGTCTGGCACGTCGTCGTTGACGTGAGGGTTTTCAAGAAGTGA
- a CDS encoding PIN domain-containing protein, producing the protein MDDEPSSSWFSRLFKSREKPALLEQKLSREAYEDYRQLLMKARPEVNGSKLTLRLSNGTVELEDGVLRVRAKNRKAAEKILRNLHHYEQPPSLWPAYGLSYSLKRKKGTIL; encoded by the coding sequence ATGGATGATGAGCCTTCAAGTAGTTGGTTTTCCCGTCTGTTTAAGTCACGTGAAAAACCCGCCCTTCTTGAGCAGAAACTGAGTCGTGAGGCGTACGAGGACTACAGGCAGCTTTTAATGAAGGCCCGTCCAGAGGTGAACGGCTCGAAGCTCACCCTCAGGCTCTCGAACGGAACCGTCGAGCTTGAGGACGGAGTCCTGCGCGTCAGGGCGAAGAACAGGAAAGCCGCGGAGAAAATACTCCGCAACCTGCACCACTACGAGCAGCCGCCGAGCCTCTGGCCCGCGTACGGCCTCAGCTACTCGCTCAAGAGGAAGAAGGGCACCATACTCTGA
- the cas4 gene encoding CRISPR-associated protein Cas4, with translation MTRPVSGGKTMSNNGHDEGDELIEFYASEALTCPRRIYFRLKGYPERWPEFVKVRLNQGINTHNVLGEILQKRFGFELEKRMILRSSRLGFEIHGRVDAIRDFPIEIKGKTSLPRNPYDYHLAQLNVYLRWAEAEYGYLYYIKLHEEPMKVINKIDFSRFPIVKGPNFRAFEVPYDGKLFRETLRHFYSVKRAYEKGKPPKGWNDFTCRFCPYRYLCYPDGDE, from the coding sequence ATGACCCGCCCCGTCTCTGGAGGGAAGACGATGAGCAACAACGGTCACGATGAAGGTGATGAACTCATAGAGTTTTACGCCAGCGAGGCTCTAACCTGTCCCAGGAGGATATACTTCCGGCTCAAGGGCTATCCCGAGAGGTGGCCGGAGTTCGTTAAGGTGAGGCTTAACCAGGGAATAAACACCCATAACGTCCTTGGAGAGATTCTACAGAAACGTTTCGGCTTTGAGCTTGAGAAGCGCATGATCCTGCGCTCCTCCCGCCTGGGCTTCGAGATACACGGGAGGGTGGATGCCATAAGGGATTTCCCCATCGAAATCAAGGGGAAGACGAGCCTTCCGCGGAACCCCTACGACTACCACCTTGCCCAACTCAACGTGTACCTTCGCTGGGCCGAGGCAGAGTACGGCTATCTCTACTACATCAAGCTCCACGAGGAGCCGATGAAGGTCATCAACAAGATAGACTTCTCCCGCTTTCCCATAGTTAAGGGGCCGAACTTCAGGGCCTTCGAGGTTCCCTACGACGGCAAGCTTTTCCGCGAGACGCTGAGGCACTTCTACTCCGTTAAGCGTGCGTACGAGAAAGGAAAGCCCCCTAAGGGCTGGAACGACTTCACCTGCAGGTTCTGCCCCTACCGGTACCTCTGCTATCCCGATGGGGACGAGTAG
- a CDS encoding MBL fold metallo-hydrolase, which produces MALRKLGDSAYLYPGSPSTLIRVVEGGAVIVDPGHGSGRHKDLRREVRKLGLEIKAQLATHGHADHIAVAPRIDAPLFMHRFEFSIAESPLNRELLTFGSKAPEGFLVFQFPEEVKVHAVFEWGDEPFGLKAVKLNGHSPGMTGFLDEENGIIYAGDAFFGERVIEAVGLPYLVDPELFKASIKELQNYAEKGFLLIPSHGKAVKDEEALELLDFNLNRVEEMENLIIELLKNPMGLDELAFRIMGHYGVEVTPQKLALNLVPLRAFIATLYNEGRIEAAVDKGLKWKIRGD; this is translated from the coding sequence ATGGCACTAAGGAAACTAGGCGATTCGGCCTACCTCTACCCCGGAAGCCCCTCAACCCTCATTAGGGTGGTCGAAGGGGGCGCTGTCATCGTTGACCCCGGTCACGGGAGCGGGAGGCACAAAGACCTCAGGAGAGAGGTCAGAAAGCTTGGGCTCGAGATAAAAGCCCAGCTCGCAACGCACGGTCACGCGGACCACATCGCGGTAGCGCCCAGGATAGACGCGCCCCTCTTCATGCACCGGTTCGAGTTCTCGATTGCCGAGAGCCCGCTCAACAGGGAGCTTCTCACCTTCGGCTCGAAGGCACCTGAGGGGTTCCTCGTCTTCCAGTTCCCGGAGGAGGTTAAAGTTCATGCGGTCTTCGAGTGGGGTGACGAACCCTTCGGCCTGAAGGCGGTCAAGCTGAACGGCCATTCTCCGGGAATGACTGGCTTTCTGGACGAGGAGAACGGCATCATCTACGCAGGGGATGCTTTCTTTGGGGAGAGGGTAATAGAAGCGGTTGGACTGCCCTACCTGGTCGATCCGGAACTATTTAAAGCTTCAATTAAAGAATTGCAGAATTATGCAGAAAAGGGCTTCCTGCTCATACCCTCCCACGGAAAGGCCGTGAAGGATGAGGAAGCACTCGAACTGCTCGACTTCAATCTCAACCGCGTCGAGGAGATGGAGAACCTCATCATAGAACTCCTCAAAAACCCCATGGGACTCGACGAGCTGGCCTTCAGAATCATGGGGCATTACGGGGTCGAGGTGACACCTCAAAAACTCGCCCTCAACCTCGTCCCGCTGAGGGCCTTCATAGCGACGCTGTACAACGAGGGGAGGATCGAGGCAGCGGTTGACAAGGGGCTGAAATGGAAGATTAGAGGGGACTGA
- a CDS encoding 2,3-diphosphoglycerate synthetase: MGKGRLVLIDGEHYPDVTAWAVGKLGDVCCAVFLGGSEKIGDIGEIERKLGVVVYRGSDYLSSLRRALEENEITEVVDLSDEPVLDYEDRFRIASLCMLYGVPYRGADFYFTPRRLKRTRKPSVAVIGTGKRVGKTAVSGFIARTLKEIARPVIVTMGRGGPAEPELIEGDKFEITPEFLLRLAESGKHAASDHFEDALTSRVTTIGCRRCGGGMAGFSFFDVIDEGIMLAESLPNDLIILEGSGATFPAYRADGYILITSAKGKLDFIRGYFGPFRVSLADIVVVTMADSVSEGRLRALRNAIGSINPDADVHFTTLRSRPLGNVSGKRLGLVMTSSDALPRAGEWLEKLGAEIVCASANLSKRGPLMRDLEAFSGIDAVAVELKAAAVDVVTRWALERGIEVIYLDNEPVNVDGKDLREAVLRLGRSILEGGG, encoded by the coding sequence ATGGGAAAGGGAAGGCTCGTCCTGATTGACGGCGAGCATTACCCCGATGTCACCGCTTGGGCGGTGGGAAAGCTGGGTGATGTCTGCTGTGCGGTTTTTCTCGGCGGGAGTGAGAAGATTGGGGACATTGGTGAGATAGAGCGGAAGCTCGGCGTTGTTGTGTACCGCGGTAGCGATTACCTCTCATCCCTCAGAAGGGCCCTCGAGGAGAACGAGATAACCGAGGTTGTTGATTTAAGCGATGAGCCGGTGTTAGATTACGAGGACAGGTTCAGGATAGCCTCGCTCTGCATGCTCTACGGCGTCCCTTACAGGGGAGCAGATTTTTACTTCACACCGCGCCGGCTCAAGAGGACGCGGAAGCCAAGCGTGGCGGTCATCGGGACTGGAAAGAGGGTCGGAAAGACCGCCGTGAGCGGATTCATAGCGAGGACCCTCAAGGAGATAGCGAGGCCTGTGATAGTGACGATGGGACGCGGGGGTCCGGCCGAACCGGAGCTGATAGAGGGGGACAAGTTCGAGATAACCCCGGAGTTTCTCCTCAGGCTCGCCGAAAGCGGGAAGCACGCCGCATCGGATCACTTCGAGGACGCCCTAACCTCGCGCGTGACGACCATAGGCTGCCGCCGCTGCGGGGGAGGCATGGCGGGATTTTCGTTCTTCGACGTGATAGACGAGGGGATAATGTTAGCCGAGAGCCTTCCCAACGACCTCATAATTCTCGAGGGCAGCGGAGCGACATTCCCAGCCTACCGCGCCGACGGGTACATCCTGATAACCAGCGCGAAGGGGAAGTTGGACTTCATAAGGGGCTACTTCGGCCCCTTCAGGGTGAGCCTCGCGGACATAGTCGTCGTCACCATGGCCGACTCCGTGAGCGAGGGGCGCCTCAGGGCGCTGAGGAACGCGATAGGGTCCATCAATCCCGATGCGGACGTTCATTTCACGACCCTGCGCTCGAGGCCCTTAGGAAACGTTTCGGGGAAGAGGCTCGGCCTCGTCATGACCTCCAGTGATGCCCTCCCAAGGGCAGGAGAATGGCTCGAAAAGCTGGGAGCGGAGATAGTGTGCGCCTCGGCCAACCTCTCCAAGAGGGGCCCGCTCATGAGGGACCTGGAAGCCTTCAGTGGGATAGATGCGGTTGCGGTTGAGCTCAAAGCTGCCGCCGTTGACGTCGTTACGAGATGGGCGTTGGAGAGGGGGATAGAGGTCATCTATCTGGACAACGAGCCGGTCAACGTGGACGGCAAAGACCTGCGGGAGGCTGTTCTAAGGCTGGGACGCTCGATTCTGGAGGGAGGGGGATGA
- a CDS encoding 2-phosphoglycerate kinase has translation MIIVTDPERKIRLPFSRGILTRSITLAGVEVGIAYIIATEVQKELNEERRKLVTTEEIRALTYRKLIEHGLGEAAKRYLFWRQLRRLKIPITILLGGATGVGKSTIATELAFRLGIRSVIGTDTIREVMRKIIAPELLPDIHTSSFMAWKAVPQGRGEESPLIKGFKNQVEHVSVGIAAVLDRAYKEGFNAIIEGIHLVPGYVELKENSFMYVITVSGRKDLEARFYERARYSKRPADYYLEHLDAIMEIQEFIVERAKEHGIPVINNVELEKTVNAIMEDIMERLMERMEAKVRE, from the coding sequence ATGATAATCGTCACCGACCCCGAGAGAAAGATACGCCTGCCCTTTTCAAGGGGCATCCTGACGCGCTCCATAACCCTCGCCGGCGTTGAGGTGGGTATAGCCTACATCATCGCGACAGAGGTTCAGAAGGAGCTCAACGAGGAGAGGCGCAAGCTGGTAACCACGGAGGAGATAAGGGCGCTGACGTACAGAAAGCTCATCGAGCACGGACTGGGTGAGGCCGCGAAGCGCTACCTCTTCTGGCGCCAGCTCCGGAGGCTCAAGATTCCCATAACCATACTCCTCGGCGGCGCGACCGGCGTCGGAAAGTCGACGATAGCCACCGAGCTGGCCTTCCGCCTCGGCATAAGGAGCGTCATAGGCACAGACACGATAAGGGAGGTCATGAGGAAGATAATCGCGCCGGAGCTCCTTCCGGACATACACACCTCGTCGTTCATGGCCTGGAAGGCGGTGCCGCAGGGCAGGGGGGAGGAATCCCCCCTCATAAAGGGCTTCAAAAACCAGGTCGAGCATGTCTCTGTTGGCATCGCGGCCGTTCTCGACAGGGCCTACAAGGAGGGATTTAACGCGATAATCGAGGGCATTCATCTCGTTCCCGGCTATGTAGAGCTCAAGGAGAACAGCTTCATGTACGTGATAACGGTCAGCGGGAGGAAGGACCTGGAGGCAAGGTTCTACGAGAGGGCGAGATACAGCAAGAGGCCGGCCGACTACTACCTGGAGCACCTCGATGCGATAATGGAGATACAGGAGTTCATCGTTGAGAGGGCAAAGGAACACGGAATTCCCGTTATAAACAACGTCGAGCTTGAGAAAACGGTCAACGCGATAATGGAAGACATAATGGAGAGGCTCATGGAGAGGATGGAAGCGAAGGTGAGGGAATGA
- a CDS encoding metallophosphoesterase family protein, with the protein MIRIAHISDTHITGESAYKGYAYDLIVNEINRGDFDFVIHTGDVTNQGLREEYERAAYELRKIQKPLVVIPGNHDVRNVGYTLFERFIGPLNGVFEFNDGVVIWVDSTIPDLSDGRVGGHKFRWLKKKLEEYSDRKFKIVAAHHHLVPLPDTGRERNVLFNAGDVLDLLLRHEVNLYTCGHKHVPNVYRIEDMVVDNAGCTSCRKTRKGDVNSYNVITLHDDGRIEVRIKRVTGEQIIKEHRPVKPKLFVPRGKRLLRIVQMSESNVSDRMYFRRKVLENALRTINEKLKPDIVIHCGDVVDMGIERYYERAYEFYERIKAEKLVVPGHNDITYLGYDLFLEYFGEPEIKELGGFTFIPVISAQYETPIGVVGRIGQRKLAVRLEEYRETFTVVVMHHNIVPIPRSREVGFLEDAGDVLRVITRREANLVLTGHGGNSFGIKVEKTPIVNAGSVSWELHRNPYGNSFNVIDVYRDMVVVFEVQATWGSGRLVGIWKIKAPFIPSPSLPSSP; encoded by the coding sequence ATGATAAGGATAGCCCACATAAGCGACACCCACATAACGGGCGAGAGCGCCTACAAGGGGTACGCCTACGACCTCATAGTCAACGAAATAAACAGGGGAGACTTCGACTTCGTCATCCATACGGGCGACGTGACCAACCAGGGATTGCGCGAGGAATACGAGAGGGCCGCCTACGAACTCAGGAAAATCCAGAAGCCTCTGGTTGTTATTCCGGGCAACCACGACGTCAGAAACGTCGGCTATACGCTCTTTGAGCGGTTTATCGGGCCGCTGAACGGCGTCTTTGAGTTCAACGACGGCGTCGTGATATGGGTGGATTCCACGATTCCGGACTTAAGCGATGGCCGCGTTGGCGGCCACAAGTTCAGATGGCTGAAGAAAAAGCTTGAGGAGTACTCTGACAGGAAATTCAAGATAGTCGCCGCCCACCACCACCTCGTGCCGCTCCCGGACACGGGACGGGAAAGGAACGTGCTCTTTAATGCAGGCGATGTCCTCGACCTTCTCCTCAGGCACGAGGTCAACCTCTACACCTGCGGCCACAAGCACGTACCCAACGTCTACCGCATCGAGGACATGGTGGTGGACAACGCAGGCTGCACCTCGTGCAGAAAAACCCGCAAGGGCGACGTCAACAGCTACAACGTCATAACCCTCCACGATGACGGAAGGATAGAGGTAAGGATAAAGCGCGTTACCGGGGAGCAAATAATCAAGGAGCACCGGCCGGTGAAGCCAAAGCTCTTCGTCCCGAGGGGTAAAAGGCTCCTCAGGATAGTTCAGATGAGCGAGAGCAACGTCTCGGACAGGATGTACTTCAGGCGCAAGGTTCTGGAGAACGCCCTCAGGACCATAAACGAGAAGCTCAAGCCGGACATAGTGATCCACTGCGGCGACGTCGTGGATATGGGCATAGAGCGCTACTACGAGAGAGCATACGAGTTCTACGAGAGGATAAAGGCGGAAAAGCTGGTCGTCCCGGGCCACAACGACATAACCTACCTGGGCTACGACCTGTTCCTGGAGTACTTCGGCGAGCCGGAGATAAAGGAACTGGGGGGCTTCACGTTCATCCCGGTCATAAGTGCCCAGTACGAGACGCCCATAGGCGTTGTAGGGAGGATAGGTCAGAGAAAACTCGCCGTGCGCCTCGAAGAGTACCGGGAGACCTTCACCGTTGTCGTAATGCACCACAACATAGTCCCAATACCCAGAAGCAGGGAGGTCGGCTTCCTGGAGGATGCGGGCGACGTTCTCCGCGTCATCACTAGGCGGGAAGCGAACCTCGTTCTGACCGGCCATGGCGGCAACTCCTTCGGAATCAAAGTCGAGAAAACGCCCATCGTCAACGCGGGCTCCGTAAGCTGGGAACTCCACCGCAACCCCTACGGAAACAGCTTCAACGTGATAGACGTCTACCGGGACATGGTAGTCGTCTTCGAGGTTCAGGCAACGTGGGGCTCCGGAAGGCTCGTCGGGATATGGAAGATAAAGGCCCCCTTCATTCCCTCACCTTCGCTTCCATCCTCTCCATGA
- a CDS encoding CBS domain-containing protein, translated as MDTNAPIKVYMTRKLIGVEPDDTIKRACEVMVEFDIGSLVVVEKGKVVGFFTKSDIIRRVVIPGLPNTTPVREIMSGELIKVDSSTPLREVLDLMAKKGIKHMLIEEEGEIVGIFSLSDLLTASRRRLETAIAAE; from the coding sequence ATGGACACGAACGCCCCGATTAAGGTTTACATGACGAGAAAGCTCATCGGCGTTGAGCCGGACGATACCATAAAGCGGGCCTGCGAGGTCATGGTGGAGTTTGACATCGGTTCTCTCGTCGTCGTTGAGAAGGGCAAGGTCGTCGGCTTCTTCACGAAGAGCGACATAATAAGGCGCGTCGTCATTCCGGGACTTCCGAACACAACACCCGTGAGGGAGATAATGAGCGGGGAGCTGATAAAGGTCGACTCAAGCACCCCTCTCAGGGAAGTCCTGGACCTGATGGCGAAGAAGGGCATCAAGCACATGCTCATCGAGGAGGAAGGTGAGATAGTCGGGATATTCAGCCTGAGCGACCTCCTCACCGCCAGCAGGAGAAGACTTGAGACAGCCATAGCGGCTGAGTGA
- a CDS encoding class II glutamine amidotransferase, whose translation MCRILFAAGDGRDVAPLLDALVKASENDPYKEKRGRGKQHRDGWGYVLLKDGSVRHYRSMKPVFEDTEAVESLRGELEGFVTLMVHARAASQGVKSLFNVQPFAFSSRHGFTFWLIHNGDLDKSRIIELADLDEKELENASDTYAFATYLCRKLQNPSLSNLLVHYRTIEETTKSLFNTVTLFHRSTGDFMAFVTARMSDEYMENPLNYDYGKLLVLKKEKLFAVVSSTLELYHPAEYEVAPNETAFFVRIREDAFEVETVHL comes from the coding sequence ATGTGTCGAATACTCTTCGCGGCTGGGGATGGCAGGGACGTCGCCCCCCTCCTGGATGCACTGGTCAAGGCGTCCGAAAACGATCCTTACAAGGAAAAGCGCGGAAGGGGAAAACAGCATCGCGACGGCTGGGGCTACGTGCTGCTAAAGGACGGAAGCGTGAGACACTACAGGTCAATGAAACCCGTCTTTGAGGACACCGAGGCGGTGGAGTCCCTCAGAGGTGAGCTGGAGGGATTCGTAACGCTCATGGTGCACGCCAGGGCGGCATCCCAGGGTGTCAAGAGCCTGTTCAACGTCCAGCCCTTCGCGTTCTCCTCAAGGCATGGCTTCACCTTCTGGCTCATCCACAACGGCGACCTCGACAAGTCCAGAATTATAGAGCTGGCAGACCTGGACGAGAAGGAGCTGGAGAACGCCTCCGACACCTACGCCTTCGCAACCTACCTGTGCAGAAAGCTTCAGAACCCGAGCCTCAGCAACCTGCTCGTCCACTACAGAACCATCGAGGAGACTACGAAGTCCCTCTTCAACACGGTGACCCTCTTCCACCGCTCGACCGGGGACTTCATGGCCTTCGTCACTGCGAGGATGAGCGACGAATACATGGAGAACCCCCTGAACTACGACTACGGCAAGCTCCTGGTTCTGAAGAAGGAGAAACTCTTCGCGGTCGTCTCATCGACCCTAGAGCTCTATCATCCTGCGGAATACGAGGTGGCGCCGAACGAAACCGCGTTCTTCGTGCGCATTCGTGAGGACGCCTTTGAGGTTGAGACCGTCCACCTGTGA
- a CDS encoding type I restriction endonuclease — MDELREAVVNVLRKVRAHRGLYTKNEEAVKQHLIGEIFRALGWDWNNPEEVRPEARTEDGRADYALMLDGKVFAYVEAKNMGVNILKKDEPLRQLARYCFNSGVRYGILTNGTVWIAVKAFEEGSRLWDRVLIAANIEEEPLERVVLKLSILSKSRIRDVERLASLLKALELSFEGLKREGYSEKTLVEYLTSREGSTTLPVAELRGDETPKAAYVYDGGWKLLPLPEKSIKGVLLAVLLYMEKTSSGYQREEIRKAYEHLRTVQLDPKTALEILRKLEEEERLRIAVEL; from the coding sequence ATGGATGAACTCAGGGAAGCGGTGGTCAACGTTCTCAGGAAGGTGCGCGCTCACAGGGGCCTCTACACCAAAAACGAGGAGGCTGTGAAGCAGCATCTCATCGGCGAGATATTTCGGGCCCTCGGCTGGGACTGGAACAACCCGGAGGAGGTTCGACCAGAGGCCAGGACCGAAGATGGAAGGGCGGACTACGCCCTTATGCTGGACGGGAAGGTCTTCGCCTACGTCGAGGCAAAGAACATGGGTGTGAACATCCTGAAAAAGGACGAACCACTGCGCCAGCTGGCGCGGTACTGCTTCAACTCCGGCGTGAGGTACGGGATTCTTACGAACGGCACCGTCTGGATAGCGGTTAAGGCCTTTGAAGAAGGCTCCCGCCTCTGGGACAGGGTTTTAATAGCCGCCAACATCGAGGAGGAGCCCCTTGAAAGGGTCGTTCTCAAGCTTTCCATCCTCTCTAAGTCCAGGATACGGGACGTCGAGAGGCTTGCCTCCCTGCTTAAGGCACTTGAGCTGAGCTTCGAGGGGCTGAAGAGGGAGGGCTATTCCGAAAAAACCCTCGTCGAGTATCTGACTTCCCGCGAGGGCTCCACGACGCTACCCGTTGCCGAACTCCGGGGAGACGAAACCCCCAAGGCAGCTTACGTCTATGATGGCGGCTGGAAGCTCCTGCCTTTACCCGAGAAGAGCATCAAGGGAGTTCTCCTCGCGGTTCTGCTGTACATGGAGAAGACATCTTCGGGCTATCAGAGGGAGGAGATAAGAAAGGCTTATGAGCACCTCAGAACGGTTCAGCTGGACCCCAAAACGGCTCTTGAGATACTCCGGAAGCTTGAGGAAGAGGAAAGGCTGAGAATAGCCGTGGAGCTTTAG